A single Crateriforma conspicua DNA region contains:
- a CDS encoding RtcB family protein, protein MTTTMIPTGEATAILPAGDHHSPVKVFGTEAIRNTFDDLCLQQAINSRCAPGVTELVLNPDAHCGYGAPIGCVLASPTHVYPGPVGFDIKCSMSLLQTDLPADAVQDKSTRRALIDAVCRRIPTGMGKGSRDVPKARRIDEKIGSAAMTEGASPDVLSRLGIPIDWPDRCEDAYHRGHDGTIDALKSRLYELRQQRGFKKFRDKVQQLGSYGGGNHFGECEVVQIADDEDAKATAKVFGLIDGHVAFLSHCGSRGIGHRLASHQFQVLEQKFDQWGIPYPGSDKQLVYAPLGSVEADRYLDDMALGANFATVNHLLINALVLEAFQEIIPGTRGHLVYFISHNIARQETVNQQACWVHRKGATRAFPGGHPALARTPFAQTGHPILLPGNPQAGSSVMVAATGAKDSCYSVNHGAGRVLGRRRAIRELNQESIDQSFNDADILTNCRRYPRDEAPAVYKDFNEVLRSVSKAGLATEVARLRAKFVIKDAADADD, encoded by the coding sequence ATGACAACCACCATGATTCCCACCGGCGAGGCAACCGCAATCTTGCCGGCCGGCGACCATCATTCACCGGTCAAGGTGTTCGGTACCGAAGCGATCCGCAACACGTTCGACGACCTATGCCTACAGCAGGCGATCAACTCCCGCTGCGCCCCGGGCGTAACCGAACTGGTGCTTAATCCAGACGCACACTGTGGGTACGGTGCACCCATCGGATGCGTGCTGGCGTCGCCCACCCACGTCTATCCCGGGCCCGTCGGTTTCGACATCAAGTGTTCGATGAGCCTGTTGCAAACTGACCTGCCCGCGGATGCAGTTCAAGACAAATCAACTCGCCGGGCATTGATCGATGCCGTGTGTCGCCGCATTCCCACCGGCATGGGCAAAGGTTCGCGTGACGTTCCCAAAGCCCGACGAATCGACGAAAAGATCGGCAGTGCGGCAATGACCGAGGGCGCATCGCCCGACGTGTTGTCGCGACTGGGGATTCCGATCGACTGGCCCGACCGATGCGAAGACGCTTACCACCGCGGACACGATGGAACAATCGATGCGTTAAAGTCGCGTTTGTACGAACTTCGACAACAACGCGGATTCAAAAAGTTCCGCGACAAAGTCCAGCAACTTGGTTCCTATGGCGGCGGAAACCATTTCGGTGAATGCGAGGTCGTCCAGATTGCGGACGATGAAGATGCCAAAGCGACCGCCAAGGTCTTTGGGTTGATCGATGGCCACGTGGCGTTCCTATCGCACTGCGGGTCCCGCGGGATCGGACATCGCTTGGCTTCGCATCAGTTCCAGGTCTTGGAACAAAAATTTGACCAGTGGGGCATTCCGTATCCGGGCAGCGATAAACAACTGGTTTACGCCCCGCTGGGCAGCGTCGAAGCCGATCGTTACCTGGATGACATGGCACTGGGTGCCAATTTCGCAACCGTCAATCACTTGTTGATCAACGCGTTGGTCTTGGAAGCGTTTCAAGAGATCATTCCCGGCACGCGTGGTCACTTGGTGTACTTCATCAGTCACAACATCGCGCGGCAAGAAACGGTCAACCAACAGGCATGTTGGGTCCACCGAAAAGGTGCCACCCGGGCGTTTCCCGGCGGCCACCCCGCGTTGGCGCGGACACCTTTCGCCCAAACAGGTCACCCCATTCTTTTGCCAGGCAATCCGCAGGCCGGATCCAGCGTGATGGTCGCCGCAACCGGTGCGAAAGACAGCTGCTACAGCGTCAATCACGGCGCAGGCCGCGTGCTGGGACGACGACGCGCGATTCGCGAGCTGAACCAAGAATCGATTGACCAGTCATTCAATGACGCCGACATCTTGACCAATTGCCGTCGTTATCCGCGTGATGAGGCGCCAGCGGTCTACAAAGATTTCAACGAAGTGTTGCGTAGCGTTTCCAAAGCGGGCTTGGCCACGGAGGTGGCTCGCTTGCGTGCCAAGTTTGTCATCAAAGACGCCGCAGACGCCGATGATTGA
- a CDS encoding AAA family ATPase, with protein MIRKIKLKNFMSHRSTEIELADGLTVLTGPNNCGKSAIVAALQVLASNGRTTHVTRHGAKESSVTVETDDGQNVTWRRRSGVSYTINGEDIGRVGQATPESLHDVLRLAKVSGDNGKVEYDIHFGEQKSPVFLLNESGNRAATFFASSSDAALLLAMQNRHRNRHRDVKSEHRRLTKDLTQVDQRLAAYQPLDDLSQRLDAAEAKGNAVQDQAKRIDRIQQLLKQLGRTHERCRELISQQSVLQRLDNSPHRAETLASSFNRAQSLRLTLQRMQRAESTRHLAQAVRKVLHTLTEPPTVRDIKPISQSIRGILSVTQRRSQCQRLDRSLSGLKSPPDMRPAQRCQSVVAELERLQTRCVRLNDVHQSLAALVSPPVTIETKPLVRMIAALGQLQTDRQRFTRIVDALNRLDAVPVAGDASLLSQTRSRLLAAEAAVASQKDRLQAAQSLKEEAVKRLESWVRKHPRCETCGQQIDVNDLMSTMPQLHQQPDQSL; from the coding sequence ATGATTCGAAAAATCAAGCTTAAGAATTTCATGTCTCATCGGTCGACCGAAATCGAGTTGGCCGATGGTCTGACCGTGCTGACCGGACCGAACAATTGCGGAAAATCGGCGATCGTTGCGGCATTGCAGGTGCTGGCCAGCAACGGGCGGACGACTCATGTCACCCGTCACGGCGCGAAGGAATCCAGCGTCACCGTTGAAACCGATGACGGCCAAAACGTCACTTGGCGACGGCGTTCCGGTGTCAGTTACACCATCAACGGGGAAGACATCGGTCGCGTCGGCCAAGCAACGCCCGAATCACTGCACGATGTACTTCGGCTGGCAAAAGTCAGTGGAGACAATGGAAAAGTCGAATACGACATCCACTTCGGCGAACAGAAATCTCCCGTCTTTCTGCTGAATGAATCGGGCAACCGTGCGGCCACTTTCTTCGCTTCGTCATCCGATGCCGCGTTGCTGTTGGCGATGCAGAACCGGCACCGTAATCGACACCGCGATGTAAAGTCCGAACACAGGCGACTGACCAAGGACCTTACACAGGTGGATCAGCGTTTGGCGGCCTATCAACCGTTGGATGACCTGTCACAGCGTTTGGATGCGGCGGAAGCAAAAGGCAACGCCGTTCAGGACCAAGCAAAGCGAATCGACCGAATACAACAGTTATTGAAACAACTCGGCCGAACACATGAACGTTGTCGTGAACTGATCAGCCAACAATCCGTCCTGCAACGACTGGATAACAGTCCCCATCGCGCCGAGACGCTTGCCAGCAGCTTCAACCGAGCCCAATCGCTGCGTTTGACACTACAGCGGATGCAACGTGCCGAATCCACCCGTCACCTGGCACAAGCGGTCCGAAAGGTTTTGCACACGTTGACCGAACCACCAACGGTTCGCGACATCAAGCCGATCAGCCAGAGCATCCGTGGCATTCTTTCGGTCACTCAACGGCGTTCACAGTGTCAGCGTCTGGACCGTTCTCTTTCCGGCCTTAAATCTCCGCCGGACATGCGACCGGCCCAACGATGTCAATCGGTGGTCGCTGAACTGGAGCGTCTACAAACGCGATGCGTGCGCCTGAACGACGTCCACCAATCATTGGCTGCGTTGGTGTCACCGCCCGTGACCATCGAAACCAAACCGCTGGTTCGAATGATTGCGGCCCTGGGTCAATTGCAAACCGACCGTCAACGATTCACCCGAATCGTTGATGCGTTGAACCGTTTGGATGCGGTGCCCGTCGCTGGGGACGCATCGCTGTTGTCGCAAACCCGATCGCGTCTGCTTGCCGCCGAAGCCGCCGTCGCCTCGCAAAAAGACAGGCTTCAAGCGGCCCAATCGCTTAAAGAAGAAGCGGTCAAACGTTTGGAATCTTGGGTACGGAAACACCCGCGATGCGAAACTTGCGGACAGCAAATCGATGTCAATGATTTGATGTCCACCATGCCACAGTTGCATCAACAACCCGACCAGTCCCTTTGA
- a CDS encoding metallophosphoesterase, whose amino-acid sequence MLSSTEVSNTVPAAFRGLLFIGDPHLEARVPGFRKDDYPSTILQKFSWCLEFAVQNRLQPFLLGDLFQLPQDNPNWLISQIIESVPQTLPAIHGNHDVRENRISENDSIQILFNSGTLRRINEEHPWIGKVDGKQVAVSGTSWGEKLPKRYERRSEDLVVWMTHHDILIPGYEDAGRIRPKPLSGIDVVINGHIHRPLPPVQTGDTHWITAGNIARRTRSDATRSRTPSVVCLTRKGSDLDFQRPVVNQYDLGNDWQLQWVAVPHETFDSVFHEALESDESATDDQGSGFIADLQELITRKTETGAGLIQFLNDNLDDFAPDVGQEILKLAGEVTQHSDQDSLDES is encoded by the coding sequence ATGCTGTCATCCACCGAAGTTTCAAACACTGTACCGGCGGCGTTTCGGGGCCTACTGTTCATCGGCGACCCACACTTGGAAGCCCGAGTGCCTGGTTTTCGAAAGGACGATTACCCGTCGACGATCCTGCAAAAGTTCAGCTGGTGTTTGGAGTTCGCAGTTCAGAACCGACTGCAACCGTTTCTGTTGGGCGACCTTTTCCAGTTACCCCAAGACAATCCCAACTGGCTGATCAGCCAAATCATCGAAAGCGTTCCACAGACATTGCCAGCCATCCATGGCAACCACGACGTCCGCGAAAACCGCATCAGCGAAAACGACAGCATTCAAATCCTGTTCAACAGCGGAACGCTGCGACGCATCAATGAAGAACATCCCTGGATCGGCAAAGTGGACGGCAAACAGGTCGCGGTGTCGGGAACATCGTGGGGTGAAAAGTTGCCCAAGCGATACGAACGCCGGTCCGAAGATCTGGTTGTTTGGATGACACACCACGACATCCTGATCCCGGGATACGAGGACGCCGGTCGTATTCGTCCCAAACCGCTTTCAGGTATCGATGTCGTCATCAATGGCCATATCCATCGCCCATTACCTCCGGTGCAAACCGGTGACACGCACTGGATCACGGCGGGGAACATCGCACGCCGAACACGCAGTGATGCAACGCGCTCACGAACTCCATCGGTCGTCTGCCTGACACGCAAAGGCTCTGACCTTGATTTCCAACGGCCGGTGGTCAATCAATATGACTTGGGTAACGATTGGCAATTGCAGTGGGTTGCCGTACCGCACGAAACCTTCGACAGCGTTTTTCATGAAGCCCTTGAGTCTGATGAATCGGCGACCGACGACCAAGGTTCCGGTTTCATCGCGGACTTACAAGAATTGATCACCCGCAAAACGGAAACCGGTGCCGGCCTGATCCAATTCTTAAACGACAACCTTGATGATTTTGCACCCGACGTCGGACAAGAAATCCTTAAACTTGCCGGCGAAGTCACCCAACATTCCGATCAGGACAGCCTTGATGAGTCGTGA
- a CDS encoding AAA family ATPase, giving the protein MNDPITPSTQSAASIPIGDASVSSDQLRRRLNKLSGKREELLRQKRSLSAEIEKADGFLKIADAVTDALDKLSQDVFHRQLRVIETTLTKALQEVLDQPIVFKATSTLKRDAASVEFVVQRDGFDEDIIRGQGGSVANILSVGLRLFAITMLDESKHRKFLVLDEQDCWLHPDLVPRLVRIVQEAGRALGFQVLMISHHDVRHFVRFADRVFRLIPDTGDGVTLERVATEAEHADAETATESVDQSHH; this is encoded by the coding sequence ATGAATGATCCGATCACGCCATCGACACAATCAGCGGCCTCAATCCCGATCGGTGACGCTTCCGTATCGTCGGATCAATTGCGCCGTCGTCTAAACAAGCTTTCCGGCAAACGCGAAGAACTGCTGCGTCAGAAACGGTCGCTGTCTGCGGAAATCGAAAAAGCGGACGGCTTTCTGAAAATCGCTGATGCGGTGACCGATGCGTTGGACAAATTAAGCCAAGATGTCTTTCATCGACAGCTGCGTGTCATCGAAACGACGCTGACCAAAGCCCTGCAAGAGGTTCTTGATCAGCCCATCGTTTTCAAAGCGACGTCGACACTCAAACGTGACGCGGCCAGCGTTGAATTCGTCGTCCAACGTGACGGATTTGACGAAGACATTATCCGAGGGCAGGGCGGTTCGGTTGCCAACATTCTTTCAGTCGGATTGCGGCTTTTTGCCATCACCATGCTGGACGAGTCCAAGCACCGTAAGTTTTTGGTTTTGGATGAACAAGACTGCTGGCTACATCCGGATTTGGTGCCGCGTTTGGTGCGGATCGTTCAAGAAGCGGGCCGTGCACTTGGCTTTCAGGTGTTGATGATTAGCCATCACGACGTTCGACACTTCGTACGGTTCGCCGATCGCGTTTTCCGGCTGATTCCAGATACGGGTGACGGCGTGACGCTGGAACGAGTCGCGACGGAAGCGGAACACGCTGACGCCGAAACGGCAACCGAATCCGTCGATCAAAGCCACCATTGA
- a CDS encoding UvrD-helicase domain-containing protein has protein sequence MSAVAEDRKAILQLKPTVVRASAGTGKTYQLTARFLRILLQGVPPESVLATTFTRKAAGEILARVLEALAKAADEKDPESLNGLRAQVDLPTLPRAQCSRLARDLVFDIHRLKVSTLDSLFSTLARSLPFELGLPAGWNLTDEIEERWLVESAVNDLVASADLTELRSLLAMLSKGRVVRSVSNEIQRVVTDAYAIQRRCDPEVWSAVRVPRMPGTQNVESMLTDFRAADVPQKSLVKCLNKAADAAEQSQWDELAEETLLNNIVKARRSRTEVKFGRSKFPDQLNPSFDVLLESVRSHVLALLDAQNRATGTLVETFDQRIQQMKAARRRFSFDDVAVRLADYFGQFDSDRHDAIGNDRLDAPIDHLLLDEFQDTSPIQWAVLRPFAIHATSAESSDDDETRTARSFFCVGDTKQAIYGFRGGVAEIFDSVTDDLDGVRTVEQNESYRSSPVVLDFVTDVFKNLKASPPSGAQRDWDSDAFQADAVRRFREAFPPHVSAKPNLKGHVAIWAGDTPESADANPKKAQWKEACFDAAARVVTDLHLGSPDRTIGVLTRSRRAAAEMMWRLDGRGLTVSQEGGHPLTDSAAVELVLSALMMVEHPGDGRWQFHLMHSPLGDALCDGVADDQAIERIENRIRQSWTDGGLAETVFWLCDQLLDRCDASDALRLKQLTQLAASQAWVETGRLSDFVRLVREKGVERPQAANVRVMTVHASKGLEFDAVVLPDLDEPLTRRQGGCIADAPSVTEPATGLTRYVSKKRRHFLSQRWQAAFGRCEAGDMTEALCLLYVAMTRARQSLQLVVQPKEKRKSGSAKTAAGLILDALELGDVPASPEQPVFEVGNHQWWL, from the coding sequence ATGAGTGCCGTCGCCGAAGATCGAAAAGCCATTCTGCAGCTGAAACCGACCGTGGTACGTGCATCCGCTGGCACCGGCAAAACGTATCAGTTGACCGCTCGATTTTTACGAATCCTATTGCAAGGGGTTCCGCCCGAATCTGTTCTGGCGACCACGTTCACGCGGAAAGCCGCCGGGGAAATTCTGGCGCGTGTTTTGGAAGCTTTGGCAAAAGCGGCGGATGAGAAGGATCCGGAATCGCTGAACGGCTTGCGCGCTCAGGTCGACCTACCCACCCTGCCCCGCGCTCAATGCAGCCGTTTGGCCCGAGACCTGGTGTTTGACATTCACCGCTTGAAAGTGTCGACGCTTGATAGCTTGTTTTCCACTCTCGCCCGCAGTTTGCCATTCGAATTGGGACTTCCCGCCGGATGGAATTTGACCGATGAAATCGAAGAACGATGGTTGGTCGAATCTGCTGTCAACGATCTGGTGGCTTCGGCTGATTTGACGGAATTGCGTTCGCTGCTGGCGATGTTGTCCAAAGGACGAGTTGTACGCAGCGTGTCCAATGAAATTCAGCGTGTGGTGACCGATGCATATGCCATTCAGCGTCGATGCGACCCGGAAGTCTGGAGTGCCGTGCGGGTTCCGCGCATGCCGGGGACGCAAAATGTGGAATCGATGCTCACGGATTTTCGTGCCGCCGATGTGCCACAGAAAAGCTTGGTCAAGTGTTTGAACAAAGCCGCCGATGCGGCCGAGCAATCCCAATGGGACGAGCTGGCCGAAGAAACTCTTTTGAACAACATCGTCAAAGCAAGACGCAGTCGCACAGAAGTCAAATTCGGCCGGTCAAAGTTTCCTGATCAATTGAATCCCAGTTTTGATGTTCTGCTGGAAAGCGTCCGCAGCCATGTCCTGGCATTGCTGGACGCGCAGAATCGTGCGACCGGAACATTGGTGGAAACCTTTGATCAGCGGATTCAGCAGATGAAGGCCGCCCGCCGCAGGTTCAGCTTTGACGACGTGGCCGTTCGGCTGGCTGATTATTTCGGGCAGTTCGATTCCGACCGGCATGATGCGATTGGAAACGATCGGTTGGATGCGCCGATCGATCACTTGCTGTTGGATGAATTTCAAGACACTTCGCCGATCCAGTGGGCCGTGCTGCGTCCCTTTGCGATTCATGCCACATCGGCCGAATCGTCCGACGACGATGAAACACGCACCGCCCGATCCTTTTTTTGTGTCGGTGATACCAAGCAGGCCATCTATGGCTTTCGCGGCGGCGTCGCGGAGATCTTCGATTCGGTGACCGACGACTTGGACGGCGTCCGCACGGTCGAACAAAACGAAAGCTACCGCAGCAGCCCGGTGGTGTTGGACTTCGTCACCGACGTGTTTAAAAACTTGAAAGCGTCACCGCCTTCGGGGGCTCAGCGTGACTGGGATTCCGATGCGTTTCAGGCTGATGCCGTGCGACGCTTTCGCGAAGCTTTCCCGCCGCATGTTTCGGCAAAGCCGAATTTGAAAGGACACGTCGCGATCTGGGCCGGTGACACTCCCGAATCCGCTGATGCGAATCCGAAAAAGGCCCAGTGGAAGGAAGCTTGCTTTGACGCAGCGGCCCGCGTCGTTACCGACCTTCATCTCGGATCTCCGGATCGCACGATTGGTGTTCTGACCCGGTCACGTCGGGCGGCAGCGGAGATGATGTGGCGTTTGGACGGTCGCGGATTGACCGTCAGCCAGGAGGGTGGCCACCCGCTGACCGATTCAGCGGCCGTCGAATTGGTGTTGTCCGCTTTGATGATGGTGGAGCATCCCGGCGACGGACGTTGGCAGTTCCATTTGATGCATTCACCACTGGGGGATGCTTTGTGCGATGGCGTTGCCGATGATCAAGCGATTGAACGGATCGAGAATCGGATCCGTCAAAGCTGGACCGATGGCGGATTGGCTGAAACGGTTTTCTGGTTATGTGATCAGCTTCTGGATCGATGCGACGCTTCGGATGCCCTGCGTTTGAAACAGTTGACCCAACTGGCCGCGTCTCAAGCTTGGGTGGAAACCGGTCGATTGAGCGACTTTGTCAGATTGGTTCGCGAAAAAGGTGTCGAACGCCCCCAGGCCGCCAACGTCCGGGTGATGACCGTGCACGCAAGCAAAGGGTTGGAGTTTGACGCCGTCGTGCTGCCGGATCTGGATGAACCGTTGACCCGTCGGCAAGGCGGATGCATCGCCGATGCCCCGTCGGTGACCGAACCCGCCACCGGTTTGACACGTTATGTCAGCAAGAAGCGTCGGCACTTCCTGTCACAGCGTTGGCAGGCGGCATTCGGACGCTGTGAAGCCGGGGACATGACCGAAGCGTTGTGTCTGTTGTACGTTGCCATGACGCGGGCCCGGCAATCGCTGCAGTTGGTCGTTCAACCAAAGGAAAAACGCAAAAGCGGTTCCGCGAAAACGGCCGCGGGTCTGATTCTGGATGCGTTGGAACTGGGGGATGTCCCTGCGTCACCGGAACAACCGGTTTTCGAAGTGGGAAATCATCAATGGTGGCTTTGA
- a CDS encoding PD-(D/E)XK nuclease family protein, translated as MKANRKFLDWSKPLLHSVVDALAADFPVRESPEGSAGKKCWPLSSLLVVVPTARGKVLLGDRLKHVATQRKVTLHWPKIVTTGELPEYLYRGNGEAALPIEQTFAWARVLQEARIRSEQDPDDRLDALMPTPPPAEPLTQWLEIAAMIRRTHEALAAQSIRFDECLNHCVGPRETLTWRLLNRLYPRYVRTLADAGLIDPHHERLQAMESGNAVCDRTVVLVGTTDLNQGSLRLLADCDCEVYAYIAAPEKQSDHFDEFGRVAPERWKSYAFELDDACWINADDVHDQAAAVAESYVALKSDASVERLTLGVTDESHVVPIENQMRSIDVTTYRHLGWNLAQTAIGRLLRQVGALVATPTWDNLATLVRHADAFRRFGKVTSLAQLDAYLSEHFPVRIDDPPVDEALPKFADVIKAKDAIVDWIKPLSGGSPQTLSVWCGVVADWLRQTYEVEPLEGPPDVEPTDSDPVIPFRSSLAERTRSELALAKTLDLLDRLANLNDRLDVVVDSAEGLELIVQRIFELRVVQDNDPNAVPVLGWLDLPMDDAPSMIITAMNHPFVPEPVSADPLLPLTLRSRLTTEGNDRRYARDVHALVLLSNCRPEIRLVVGEKSADGSPTPPTRLMAAAEPDRVAARLRNLLVPANRKERIANRWDGGASKTRLPVPDLGEIQPVNVISVTAFKEYLTCPYRFYLRRVLKLSPLDDRADEMAANQFGNLIHDTLEAFGKSDVANSDDRKVIQDTLLDHLSDLARKRYGDHCNAAVRMQIMQAQMRLRHVAKAQAERRADGWKIEHVEKPVDEKTGGQIIVDRKPMGVRGRFDRIDRHESTGAWAVLDYKTHGDKPNDRHLKQKNGQTVWADLQLPLYRLMLPALEIHDDPKTVQLGYFNISDKENETTINIADFSEELMQQAIHKIHEIVRAIRLGHFEPTDDPVPFDDYPMILQTGVASQMLGREQSEVEEAVQ; from the coding sequence GTGAAAGCAAACAGGAAGTTTCTCGATTGGTCCAAGCCACTGTTGCACAGCGTGGTCGATGCGTTGGCTGCGGACTTCCCCGTCCGCGAATCGCCTGAGGGCTCCGCAGGGAAAAAATGCTGGCCGTTGTCGTCCTTATTGGTGGTCGTTCCGACAGCTCGTGGGAAAGTTTTGCTGGGCGATCGACTGAAGCATGTGGCGACGCAGCGAAAGGTCACCCTGCACTGGCCAAAGATAGTGACGACCGGTGAATTGCCCGAATACCTGTATCGCGGCAACGGCGAAGCAGCGTTGCCGATCGAACAGACCTTTGCCTGGGCACGTGTGCTGCAAGAAGCTCGCATCCGCAGTGAACAAGATCCGGATGATCGTCTGGATGCATTGATGCCGACACCGCCACCGGCCGAACCGTTGACGCAATGGTTAGAAATTGCCGCGATGATTCGCCGAACCCACGAAGCACTGGCGGCACAGTCGATTCGGTTTGATGAATGTTTGAATCATTGTGTCGGTCCGCGTGAAACCCTAACCTGGCGACTGCTGAATCGTTTGTATCCGCGTTACGTTCGCACCCTGGCGGATGCCGGATTGATCGATCCGCATCACGAACGATTGCAAGCCATGGAATCCGGCAATGCCGTCTGTGATCGGACCGTCGTGCTGGTCGGAACAACGGATTTGAATCAGGGGTCGCTGCGGCTACTTGCCGACTGTGATTGCGAAGTCTACGCCTACATCGCGGCCCCGGAAAAACAGTCTGATCACTTCGATGAATTCGGACGTGTCGCACCGGAACGTTGGAAATCGTATGCGTTTGAACTTGATGACGCGTGCTGGATCAACGCTGATGATGTGCACGACCAGGCAGCGGCAGTGGCCGAAAGCTATGTCGCTTTGAAATCCGATGCTTCGGTTGAACGCCTGACATTGGGGGTGACGGATGAATCGCACGTGGTCCCGATCGAGAATCAAATGCGTTCGATCGACGTGACCACCTATCGTCACTTGGGATGGAATCTGGCGCAGACCGCCATTGGTCGTCTGCTTCGTCAAGTCGGCGCCTTGGTGGCGACACCGACGTGGGACAACTTGGCCACGTTGGTCCGTCACGCCGACGCATTCCGTCGGTTTGGGAAGGTGACTTCCCTGGCGCAGTTGGACGCCTATCTGTCGGAACATTTCCCAGTCCGAATCGACGATCCGCCCGTCGATGAGGCGTTGCCGAAGTTTGCCGACGTGATCAAGGCGAAGGACGCCATTGTCGACTGGATCAAGCCGCTCAGCGGTGGTTCGCCCCAAACGCTTTCCGTTTGGTGCGGCGTCGTTGCTGATTGGTTGCGTCAAACTTACGAAGTCGAACCGTTGGAAGGTCCGCCGGATGTGGAACCGACCGATAGCGATCCTGTCATTCCGTTTCGGTCCAGTTTGGCTGAACGAACGCGGTCTGAACTTGCGTTGGCAAAGACGTTGGATCTTTTGGATCGCCTGGCCAATCTGAATGACCGCTTGGACGTTGTAGTTGATTCGGCGGAAGGCTTGGAATTGATCGTCCAACGCATCTTTGAACTCAGGGTCGTTCAGGACAATGATCCAAACGCGGTCCCCGTGCTGGGATGGTTGGATTTGCCGATGGATGACGCACCGTCGATGATCATCACGGCGATGAATCATCCGTTTGTTCCTGAACCCGTGTCGGCCGATCCGTTGTTGCCACTGACACTGCGAAGCCGATTGACGACCGAAGGGAACGATCGGCGTTATGCCCGTGACGTTCACGCCTTGGTTCTGTTGTCCAATTGCCGACCCGAAATTCGGCTGGTGGTCGGCGAAAAGTCTGCCGATGGAAGCCCGACACCTCCGACTCGGTTAATGGCGGCGGCTGAACCGGATCGTGTGGCGGCACGCTTGCGGAATCTACTTGTGCCCGCGAATCGCAAAGAACGAATCGCCAATCGGTGGGATGGTGGGGCAAGTAAGACTCGTCTTCCCGTTCCCGATCTGGGCGAAATCCAGCCGGTCAACGTGATCAGTGTCACGGCGTTCAAGGAATATCTGACGTGTCCGTATCGGTTCTATTTGCGACGTGTGCTGAAGCTTAGCCCATTGGACGATCGTGCCGATGAAATGGCGGCCAACCAATTCGGAAATCTCATTCACGACACCTTGGAAGCCTTTGGCAAATCCGATGTCGCCAATTCGGACGATCGTAAGGTGATCCAAGATACCCTGTTGGACCATTTAAGCGATCTGGCCAGGAAACGGTATGGCGATCACTGCAACGCAGCGGTTCGCATGCAAATCATGCAGGCCCAGATGCGTTTGCGTCACGTCGCCAAAGCACAGGCCGAACGTCGGGCGGATGGATGGAAAATTGAACATGTCGAAAAACCCGTGGACGAAAAAACCGGCGGCCAAATCATCGTCGATCGAAAACCAATGGGTGTTCGCGGCCGCTTTGATCGTATTGACAGACACGAATCAACAGGGGCATGGGCCGTGTTGGACTACAAGACGCATGGTGACAAGCCGAATGATCGACATTTGAAGCAAAAGAATGGTCAAACCGTTTGGGCGGACCTCCAACTGCCGCTGTATCGATTGATGCTGCCGGCGCTGGAGATACACGACGACCCCAAAACGGTTCAGTTGGGGTATTTCAATATTAGTGATAAAGAAAACGAAACCACGATCAATATCGCGGACTTTTCGGAGGAGTTGATGCAGCAGGCGATCCACAAGATTCATGAAATCGTTCGTGCCATTCGACTTGGCCATTTTGAGCCAACGGATGATCCCGTTCCCTTTGACGATTACCCGATGATCCTGCAAACCGGTGTGGCGTCGCAAATGTTGGGCCGCGAGCAAAGCGAAGTTGAGGAGGCGGTGCAATGA
- a CDS encoding TIGR03546 family protein: protein MILWTIKLINNVRKAFAGRQHPSQLAWAVAFGFLLGVIPHGNLLAIAVLVLVLSLRLNHAMAALTAILTAIFAPRLDPVSDTIGQFLLNQPRFHDAAVNAWAMPLVPWTDLNNTVVLGSLLIGLVLLVPIFLATYPIFQLIQRLHVQDEQGQEKAATSRRRSDVTVDQPHGHVGKPHERTTTARPSDVRNVTSPAASTGQRIDAAHTASARTFDDQPAAASVETRIDVIRMAENDADAANDASAGPRTSKDEMDEALNFLLRQLRDSQQKDVA from the coding sequence ATGATCTTATGGACGATCAAGCTCATAAATAACGTGCGGAAAGCCTTCGCGGGTCGACAACACCCGTCCCAGTTGGCTTGGGCCGTTGCGTTCGGATTTTTGTTGGGCGTGATACCCCATGGCAACCTGCTGGCGATCGCCGTGCTGGTGCTGGTTTTGTCGTTAAGGCTGAACCATGCAATGGCAGCGTTGACGGCGATTCTGACAGCAATCTTTGCACCACGTTTGGATCCGGTTAGCGACACGATTGGCCAGTTCCTGCTGAACCAACCGCGTTTTCATGACGCGGCGGTCAACGCCTGGGCAATGCCGCTGGTCCCATGGACCGACCTGAACAACACGGTGGTCTTGGGCAGTCTGCTGATCGGCCTGGTTTTACTGGTGCCGATCTTCTTGGCGACCTATCCAATCTTCCAATTGATTCAGCGTCTGCACGTGCAGGACGAGCAAGGACAAGAAAAGGCCGCCACATCACGACGGCGCAGTGACGTCACTGTTGACCAGCCCCATGGCCACGTCGGCAAGCCGCATGAACGCACGACCACGGCTCGTCCGTCGGACGTTCGCAACGTCACGAGCCCCGCCGCATCGACCGGGCAGCGAATTGACGCCGCACACACGGCATCGGCACGTACGTTCGATGACCAGCCGGCCGCCGCGTCGGTCGAAACTCGGATCGACGTGATCCGCATGGCCGAAAACGATGCCGACGCCGCGAATGACGCGTCCGCCGGCCCCCGCACATCCAAAGACGAGATGGACGAAGCGTTGAACTTTTTGCTTCGCCAATTGCGTGACTCTCAGCAAAAGGACGTAGCATGA